In Lycium ferocissimum isolate CSIRO_LF1 chromosome 7, AGI_CSIRO_Lferr_CH_V1, whole genome shotgun sequence, the sequence ATCGGGAAAGAATCGACACTACGATTTAGTTCTTTGGTGATAGCATTAACGTAGATAATAGGTTAATAGGAAAATCGTGCATACGAAGAATGGATGATAAGGTAATATCAGAGTACAAAAGATTGAACTGTTCGAGAGACAAGGGTTAGGGAGCCATTGGCTATTCCGACATAATCCCCTTGGGACTAGGAGAGTAATTTTGAAGTCCTTAGAAGAGCACCTCGTGTGTCTATTCGCACTtaatcaataatccaacaattaAGCCGAGCATTAAAAGCAATACCGACCGCACATAATGGGGCTAAGCAACACTAAAAGAGTCAAGTTTGTTCAAGACGACGAAGATGTTGAACTTCATCCTGAGACAAAGTCTCTCCAGAAATAGTGTCACCCATATTATCTGGATGGGAAGGGTTAGAATAGGCCTAGGACCCgagaactaaaaaaaaaattcagaaaaaaatcGCCGGAAAGTTGGCTGCCACACTGGAATCCTAATTTCGGTGAtcgaaaaaaatcaaaagtgatAGGGATAGGCTTAGAATGTTCCAGCGACCCCAACAGAGAAAAATAATCCAGAAACGAACTGTACGGGAGGAGTTTTTTGTGCGGACAGCcacaaagagagagaaaaacacGACCTCTTTGATAAAACACGGAACCCTAGTCTTTGCGAGGGAGAAAACTCACCTCAAAAAGAATGGCCTCGATACCATGAAGATTTTTAGCAAGAAGAAAGGGCTTCTTGTATTTCGAATGAATATACAATCCATAAGAATGGGTACTTATACATGAGTTCTAAGActaaataaggaaagacaatATTACACAATCTATTCCTAATCATTTACATCAATACAATATATTCCTAAAATAAAGCTATCAATCttaatcatcaatatcaaatcaacatctcaatcttaatcattaatGTCAAATCAACACCATCACTTTGGGGGTGATAGGCTGTGCTATAATGCAGTTGAGTACCTAACAACTTGAATAATCCTTGCCAGAAATTGCTTAAGAATATCCTGTCCCTATCAGTAACTATAGTTTCAGGAATACCATGAAGACTGTGAATTCTTTTCCAAAACACCTCAAAGAATCGTTCTTTAAAGATGGATGAGTTAATGCAATAAAATGGCATATTTTGTGAGCCTGTCAACTACTACTAGCATCACATCTTTGTTCCTAGATTTAGGTAACCCTTCCACAAAATCCATGCTAATATGGCTCCAAGCCTGATTTGGTATGGGAAGAGGTTGGAGTAGCCCAGGATATGCTGCATTATCACTCTTACTCTTGTGGCATATGTCACAGCTTGCCATATAATCCATCACCATTTGTTTCATCCTAGGCCAAGTGAACAGTTGAGCCAACCTCTTAAGGGTACCTAGTTGACCAGAGTACCCACCTGTTGGAGAGTCATGGAAAGAAGCAAGTAGTTGTTGCCTAAAGTTACCATTCCCTCCAATATAaatctttcccttttttctgAGAATTCCAGATGAGTAGTGCCAAATACTAGGGCCCTGTAAGTCTATAGATAGTTGCAGAAGCAACTCTTGTACTTGGACATCTCCTTCATAGCTTGTAACTATTTCCTGCATCCATGTAGGAACAGAAGCACTGATAGCATAGAAATGACCATTATTAGAATCAGTCTGATCATTCGTGCCTTCAAATTGTCTAGAAAGGGCATCAGCAACCCTATTTTCTGCCCCCTTTTTGAACTGCACTTCATAATCTAGACCAAGCAACTTGGTCAATCCCTTCTGTTGTATAGCTGAAGTAACCTTTTGTTCTAAGAGGTACTTCAAGCTGTGATGATCAGTCCTTACTATGAAATGTTTGAACtgtaaataatgtctccacttGTCAACTGCACTCAATAGTGCCATGTATTCCTTCTCATATATAGATCTCCCTCTGTGCTTTGGAGCCAATACCTTACTGAAATAAGCTATTGGTTTGCCCCTTTGCATAAGGACTGCACCTATACCACCATGACTGGCATCAGTCTCCACCACAAACTCTTGAGTGTAATCAGGCAATACTAAGACTGGTGTAGAAGCCATAGCAGTTTTGAGTGTTGCAAAAGGCAGATCATCCTCTGGATTCCATTTGAATGCATATTTCCTTAGTAAATCAGTGAGTGGTCTGCAGATGGTGCCATAACTGGCAACATACTTTCTGTAATATCCAGTTAGACCAAGAAATCCCCTCAGAGCCCTAAGTGAATTTGGGGTAGGCCAGTCTACCATTGCTTGAATCTTATTAGGATCAGTTGAGACTCCCTCATGATTGATAACATGTCCTAAGTATTCTACTTGTACTTGCCCAAAAGAGCATTTAGACTTcttagcaaacaaggtgtgtttTCTCAAGGTGTCAAATACAACTATCAGATGTTTAACATGGTCTTCTAGGGTCAAACTATAGATGAGAATGTCATCAAAGAAAACTAATACAAATTTTCTAAGATAAGGTTGAAAAACCTGGTTCATGAGTGCTTGAAATGTAGCAAGTGCATTTGTAAGTCCAAAAGGCATAACTCTGAACTCATAATGGCCCATGTGAGTCCTAAAAGCAGTTTTGAAAACATCTTCCACTTTCATTCTGATTTGGTGGTATCCAGCCCTGAGATCCACTTTAGAAAAAATTGTTGAACCATGTAATTCATCCAACAAGTCATCCACTATGGGAATTGGATACTTGTCTTTAATAGTAATGTCATTAAGGCCTCTGTAATCCACACAGAACCTCCAGGTGCCATCCTTTTTCTTGACTAGCAAAGCAGGTGAGGAGAAAGGAGATTGACTGGGTTGGATGATGCCACTTCCCAACATTTCTTCAACCTGTTTCTCCAGTTCATCCTTTTGGTGAAAATTGTATCTATAAGGTCTTAAACTAACTGGCATAGCACCAGGTTTAAGAGGTATGCAATGGTCTAAGGTCCTTATAAGTGGTAGTGTTTTAGGTTCTGCAAAGACATCTGGATACTGGCTGATCACATCTTGAATGACTTCTTCAATTTGTTCTTGTCCTTGCTGTACTTCCACACTCATCATAAACAAATGAGCTATGAGAGTCTGgcctttcttcaaaaccttgcTTATAGACTTGCTAGTCATCATGCTTAATCTCCCCTCTTCAGTGATGCCTTGCAGCACCAGCTTGTTACCCTTCCTACCAATAGTAACACACTTCTTTTCATGGTCAAACTTagtgggattgtgctttttcaTCCAGTTGTTTCCCAATACTAAATCACATCCTCCAAGTGGTATGAGAAGTAAATCCTCCTGGAATGATCTGCCATGCATTTTCCATGTGAACCCCTTAAAATGTGAGGTGCACATTACATAGTTCTCATCAGCTACTGTTACCCTTACTGGGGCACAATAAGTAGCTTGGTAGCCAATTTCCTTCATAATGTGCTCATCTATGAAGCTATGAGTGCTTTCTGAGTCAATCATCAATATAATTTGCCTCTTTTTCACAGTTCCGCCCACTAATATGGTATTTTCACCCCTGTTGTTACCAGAAAGGGCATTCATGCAAATAGCTTCCTGTACTTCTTATTCTATCCCTCCTTCAATTATCAGTCCAGTGGGTAATTCAATAATCTCATTTCCTTCTGTTTGTTGTTCAAGAGTCAACTCTCCTAAGAGGCAATTTAACTGTTTCCTTTGGCACTGATGCCCCACAACAAACTTCTTACCACATCTGTAGCATAATTTGTTGTTCTTCCTATATTCATACACCTCAGGACTCAGCTTAAAAGCATTTGTTCTAATTGTAGGAGGTTTCCTAACAGCCAAGGTATTACTCACTGTGGGCTTGTTCTTGGCCTCAGCTTGCTCTCTCTTGAGAGCAGCTGCAATAGCCTTTTCCTGCATCCTAGCTTGTTCAATGACAAACTTCAATGTGTCAGGTTTGAACAGCTTAACACCAAATTTGATTTCTTCCTTAAGTGCACCTATGAAACTAGATATGAAATGAGATTCATCTAGTAAAGGGTTCCTGACCAACATTTGAGCCTTGAGGTCCTCAAACTTCCCTAGGAACTCATCTACAGTCCCATCTTGTGATAACTTATTAAATTCCCCTACTATATCCTCAGCTAGTACTTCGGCAAACCTACTGATCAACTCCTCTTGAAATTCGGTCCAGTTCAAGGTTCTCCTACTCAATACTAAGGAATGGTACCATACTTCAGCTATTCCATTTAAGTACAGAGCAGCAGCCTCTACTTTCTGATCCTCAGGTGTTCTATACAAGTTAAAGTACCTTTCACATTTTCTAATCCATACCTTGGGTTCATGGCCTTCAAAACTGGGTAGTTCCCACTTAGGTGGTGGTGTCTGGTTCCTATTCTGTCTGTTCTCTTGCACTGGAAGTGGAAGTAAACCTCCACCTCCATTTTGAGCTGCAGGTGCCCTTTCTAAAGCTAGCAACCTTTCGAGAATCAGTTCTAGGGTTCCTTGAATCCCAGTCTGAGTAGCACGCATCTCTTGTTGACTGTTTAACAACTTAGTCAACCCTTCATCATGTTTAGCAAGCTTATTATCCATTACTTTCCAACGAGTTCCCTCTGCCATATCCACCACACAAGTCGCAGAAtcaaagctctgataccaagtgtAAGGATCTGAACACAGATCTGAAATTATCtattaaattgaaatagaatCGAGTACCTTTGGGACAATTTTCtggtttttatatatttgaaatggAATGCACATACAAAATGAAATTAAACTGAATAAAACTAAACTAGATAGATTGGGAGTGATTCGCCATAGCCATTGGCACCTGAGATTTAAGATGAGAGAAGAATTAGAATTTGGAGGAGAGAGAATAAGAATTAGAAAGAGGAAGAGATCAGACGAGGagcatgaagaaggaggaaaatttACCAGATTTTTGTTGCCCTTTCTCTCTCCAGATGTTGGTTATATAACCACCAAGTGACATGGCTTCATCTCTGCCACCTAAGCTCATTAATGAGCATTTAATCTAAGCCGTCCATCTGGGCAATTTAACTAATACTCCTTTGTGCGAGATTCAGCTTCGAACCCCGGCAGCAACACAATTAGAAAACTACTAAGTACTAATATACTAAGTACTAATATAGATCATAACATCTTTTCAATTTATTCAAAGTTCCCCGCTGAAATCCATATCTACCCTCCTCCAACAAAAAtgcaaaataattaaaaaagagaTATATACTGATTTTCATGTATAATTGGTGTAACAATGATTATATATTGGATTTACAGTGCATACTCAAGATAAAACACAACGTATACTCTttataatcaatgtataattGATGTATATTGAATGTACAAACATTTAAAACTCATTATACATCATTTATACATCGCATATACAACGATTATACATCAGGTATACATCGATTTTACACCGGGCATGCAGTAATTATACGAGACTAAGTATTTGATGTCcgcgcgtttttttttttttttttttttttttttttgttgatagcTCCAAAAGTGTCATCATCTCCATATCTATCCTCTCATCACTTCCGATTGgatattattttccattttttatcaaCTTTTTCTATTCTCTCACGAAACAATATTCAGTTTTGAGAAAGAAAATGCTTCGACTTTGTATGAAAAATTGGGGAGATTGAATAAATAtggtagtatttttttttttttagaaatacataaatttcaaaaaaaaaaaaaaaaaaaaagagtcttcAAGTACAAAATTTCCACAAATTCGAGCTTGGAAGAAGACTAATTATGGAATCATAAAACCGAAAATCAACCCAAAACTTCAGAAATAGGAGTCTAAAAATAAGAGAGGTGTGGCGGCTCTTCAAAAGTTGCTCTCCGATTTAGGGTTGgctaaaaataataaagtaGGGATGATGTTAGTTGGTTAAAGTGAGTAGTCAAAAAGGAGTACAGCTAGTTTCAGTTTAATGCAAATATAAGCTGCTAATCTAGTTAATTATTCTAATTCTTATGGTCAAACAGATCCCAaatattatatgatttttttttttttttgaaaccccCATAAAAATTCGCAGCCTCTACCACAGCTTTTGGCACGGCCTAAATATTGTAGGATTTATTCCATATTGAGTTGCAtcttttatataaatattttagctTTCAAGGGGCCCACATAGAAGTCCATTAACTTTAAtcattcattaaaaaaaaaaaaaaaaaatcctattggGAACAGAAAGACACGtccataatttcttttttaattttatagaaAAACTCTGGTACCTAACTGTTTACATGGAATTATTGCAGGAGATAATTTACTAGTACGGTCAATTTTTTCGTGTAAATTGGAACATTAGTTAACTGTTTATTATCAACTTTTTCAtgtaaatattaattatatggttattggtTAGTGAATAGTAAAACTCTAGTTGTAAACTAGATTTAGGGTACATTAGACTCCAAAAAAATTCTAACAGGCATTAAAGTTTGAAGATGGATTGGACTCTATTTTCTACAATTCTACTTTAAATAAGGTAAAATTTCAATGTCTACATACACATTGGTCATGGGAAACATGCTGCAAAAAATCAGCCAAAATCATTCCGAAAATACCCAACAACTCGAATTGCAAGTAACAGAATTACCAGATGAATCTCAACCATTCACCTGCCAAATTTGTTTCGAGCGTATGTTGTTACCcaatagaaaattcaagaatcaaAATCGTTGTGTTCATCCATTCTGTATGGACTGTATGGTAAAATACATCTCCGTCAAGCTTGATGACCACATCGGCGAAATTCCGTGTCCATCTTTGAATTGTAACCAATTTTTGGACCCTATTTATTGCCGGAATCTTGTGGGCCCCCAGTTGTTTGTTACAGGGTCTGACGTGTTATGTGAGTCATATGTTTTAACGTTGGCGCAGTGTTACTGTCCGAATAGGAATTGTTCTGCTTTGATTTTGGATGAGTGTGGTGGGAATGCGAAGAGATCACAGTGCCCAAATTGCAGGAGGAAATTTTGTTTTTAGTGTAAGCTTCCATGGCATGCTGGATTTCAGTGTGAAGAGAGTGGGGAATTAAGGGACAGGAACGACGTTGCTTTTGGTGTTATTGCTGAGCGTAATAAGTGGAAGAGCTGTCCTCAGTGTCGCCACTTTGTTCAACGTACTCGAGGTTGCGTTATTGTTACATGCAGGTTAGTCTGCTATAGCTGTTTACTTTcctgttttttcttttataaaatatcttGATCCTTTGGTTAGGGTTAGATGTTTATACCTGGTATAGTTATGCTGACTAAAAACTTCCTTTATTCCAAGTCAATAGAAACATGATATGTTTTCTACAAAGACTTTTAGGGGTGATAGCTGGTTAGGAGATGGTAGTTGGTTAGGAGATAAGTTATTCATGTACAAAATTAAATATGATATTTGGTTTGCAATTTAAGAACCCACATAAGTTACTTTATGCAGGATGGAAGGTAGAATATCTGTTTATACATGAAGCATAACTAATCCTCTGCCAGTTACTAGGCCTTATAATGGCATGCGACCCTTGAGAAAGATATATGCTAGGTTAATTTGATTGATATTGTCACATATCAAGTTGTTGGATAATTCACTCATCCTTTGTGCTGCTTGTGCTCTGTTAACAAATTGCACTCTTTGGATAGGAATTCCGACATTGCATTTTTCCGATTTTAAACCATCATAAATGGAGAAAGGGTTCAACTGTCAAGTTTGTTACTACAGGGAATGTTcagtatgaaggaaaatattttcagtgggaaatactttttaaaaaaaataagtagatttcttatttattttcttgtgctCCTAATGTATGTAAAAGATAGTATCCTAAAAGTATTTGTTTCTAATCTAAACAAATACTATTGGAGGTGGGGGTAGGGTACGGATGTGGGGTGGTGGGAAGTGTGGGCTATGGGGGTGggggtgaagatgaggtgtGTTGGAGAGCGGGGAGGAAATCAATCTGGAGTGTCATTTGTGGAACTGGATATCCGTTCGTTCATCTATTagagaagtcattttcctcatttttaaggaacttgttttcagagaaaatattttccaaaacttttatccaaccaaacatggaagaaaatattttcctccgtacgaaacacacccttaatctgATTATCTATTCATGTGGATGTAAGTGCCGTGCCAGTTTCTGCTACAGGTGTGGAAGACGAGTTCGTTGGTGTGGCTGTGATATTTCTTTAACGTTCTGCCCTCGGATCTGatactatattttatttcttttttcattcatAGCTCTCATTCATTTCTGCTTTTTCTTTCTACGGAAAAAGTAGACTTTGTATAGACATTTGGGGTTCGTGTTCTTATTCAGATTAAAACGTTTGAATATGATATACATCTCAATATTAAGGTTCATTTAAGGCATTTAAGAATTTAGTCTTAGTTCCATACTTTGAGGTACAGTTAAAAGTAAGAAAATTTGCTCGAAAGAGGAACAACAACAAAGTTTGCGGCTAATAGTCTAATAGGAGTAGTATTCTACAGTAAGTATTCCCCACAATTTTTATGATTGCAAAATAAAACTTGTACATGCTTATTGTTAGTGAACTAATTCTTGATTTTGGTATCATAATCTTTAGAGGGTAATTGCATGGTTTGGCTTTCAAATGGACTAGTCCttaatttttacctttcaaaatcgaacttacaTCTAGCGGAGCATAAGTTCTTTAATGGCGTCACTTTTTCTTGGCCCTAAGGCTGTGAATATCATTTTTGTCCATCCATTGTTACACCATAGTGTATATGTAGCAAAATATCCGTGAATTTTGTTTGTACGAAAAAGATTACCGTTAAATATTTTTGCATGTGAAGTTGGCCAATCACCACGTTTTTAAAACTAACATAAGAGTTAAGTAgctttttttgggtcaaaaatattGAAAGGCTTATCtagaaatactttttaaaattaagagACTATTTTTTTAACCAAGTACTAGGAAATTTTCCATTTTCTGTtagtttttacaaaaaaaattggagagtTGCTGATAGAACGTTCCTAATTATAAATCCTAATGATTATCTCTTTATAGAGAAAACTATGTGGCTGAATCCTCTTCCACTCCCCCGAACATGTTCAGTGCCTCGTCCTAGTCTCCTTTGTCGGAGACTAAAAATTATGAGAATTCTATCGATAAAGAAGAGGTATAAGCATTGGCGTTGAACTAGTCCATCTCCCATGGCTTTCTCAACACACTTTTGATATGAAAGAAACCTCCTGCAATTGAGAAGAGATCAGAAGATTGGGTCCCCTcccccctcatttttcatgtccTATATTTGACAAAGTTCCTTTACAGCTTTAACAAGGTgtttggattaatttattttaagtgtttattgacttttaagttcttttttaatttttgtggtgtttgagaaaaataaaaaatattttcaagcatTTACTCTTAGGctaaaaaagtacaaaaataaaccaaaaattaaaagttggGTAGAACCAATTTATGACTTTTAGCTTttagcttacggagtcatagaCCATAGTTTTGAAGCagagtttatttttaaaaactttacaaacaaacaaaaaattggACGTGTTCTGTTGGGTCAGTTTAAAAGTTGCACTAAAatgttcattttctttttccttctaaacattaaatattatttattctaACTAAGTTGTCACTTGACTATAGGATGGTTACATGTTTCACAAGACaactctatatatatgaaagaaattcGATATTCCAATACGTGGGGTCCCCCTTAAACAGGAAATTCTTCAAAAACTCGTGATTTGACGTACTTCTCTTAATTGGGGTTTTTTTAAATCTGAATATCGGTAGGTAACGCATCTGACAATTGGTAGGTAATGCATGTGAAAATTGTGCACAATGTACTATATATGTTCATTATATTACTTTGTTCCAATTATTGTCCATTCCGGTGTGTGTCAGTATTTTTTATTAGTCTGTTTAAAAAttacttttatattttaaaaaaatcaaatttcattttacttttaatgatgagtttttatagccacacaaatgttaCAAAATGTTAAAGATCacaagttttaaatattttataatcaaatatattatgacttgttttaaatTACGAATTCCAAAAGttcttatttccttattaaCTAAGTTTCGTATCGAATCATACATCACTTAAATTactcattttttaaaaactttgtaGCAAATCAAATTATATCATATAAACTGAAACGAAACAAATATTATATTACAATGTACAACGTGTTACATGCCGAAGAGTCGTATACTAATTCAAGAGTTCAAAGAGATATAACTCAAATCGATCCATCCACGCTAATTTTCTAAAGACAAAAAAACAGTGATATATTCACTGATTCAACTTATTTTAATGTGTCAAAATTTTAATAAGATTGTCCGTTTGACACCTCTGTCAATGTGTTCGTCTATATAAAGAAGTTTTTCTCCTGTATTTTGTTACCATAGCTTCTAGCAAAGAAGTCAAATTATATTCTTTTCTTCGTGAGATTGAGTTAAAAAATGGGTCTTTCGTGGTGctattttcttggaattttacttattatcataaataataCAGTAACTCTATGCAGTGGAGGAATTACGAGCAGTTATATTAGGAAAGTCGAGAGCAGTGAGGATATGCCTCTTCATAGTGATGTCTTTAAAGTCCCTCGTGGCTACAATGCACCTCAACAGGTCATCTTCTACTTGATTCTCTGCCCAAATATATAGCTTTTCAGAGGCAGTAGAGAGAATTTTAGTTTACGAGTTCTgaattattattctttttgtttatAGGGTTCTgaattaatatttatacatattaaatgaatttttaatATCTATACACAAACTTTGAGCCTAAGCTATATTGGTTCTACTAAACCCATATATAACTACAATAATGGTCTCTCCGACCCTGTGGTTTTCCTTCTATTTAGACTAATAACATAACTCTTCAAGTGTGACGAAGTGCCTATTCAATCACTAccaaaaaatgggtaatttgcggaggttgaaagttacAATTTGCTGAGGTCTTCTAGCAACTAGTGGAGGATAAAACCTtcacgaattgcaactttcaacctccacaaattacccattttttgtAGTGAATTCAGACATTGAACTTAGAGTAGATTATGCAGATTTAACTGAACTTATTAGTTTCGTaacacataacataaaattaaaTGTATTATTTTcgtaacacaacataaaattaaatgTATAAGTAGCAAAACGTTATACTCATTTCGAATCCACTGAATTTAAATCCTAAATTTATCTCTGTACTCACAAGATTCACTATAGTATCGTGTTAGATGGGAGAGTAAATCTTCTAGTTACATCAGCAaagtctgttttttttttttttttttttttttgtgtttgttgGGATACTTTTCTGTCTGGAAGGGCAAGACTTTGCTAATTCTTGCAACGTTTTACTCGCTtcgtttcattttatgtgaacttatttgACTGAGCAtgtatttaagaaaaaagataagaTTTTTGAACTTGTGGTGTAAAATGAGACATATATTTTATGTGgatataaatcattgcataaaggtaaattgtttacTAATATGAAAAAAAAGTCCTTCATTttaaatagattaaaaaaaaatatgttcacataaattgaaacagaggaaaTATTGCACATTATTTTAATACTTGTAAGCTTGTTGTGTCTTAAGGTTCATATAACGCAAGGGGATCACGTGGGCAAAGGAGTGATTGTCTCATGGGTGACAATGGATGAACCTGGCTCCAATAAAGTATTATACTGGGAAGCCAATTGCAAGATTAATAGAAAAAAGGCAAAAGGAACTGTCACTACCTACACATACTACAAATATACTTCTGGCTACATTCATCATTGTACCATCCAAAACTTGAAGGTGAGTTTCATAAACAAGTTATAGTGTAATTTAGGTTACAATAcaattttttcttatatttcgATTACTTGTTTATTATACAGTCATTAACTTATGATTTGCCTTTTAACCACAGTATAACACCAAATATTACTACATGGTTGGAATTGGGCACACAACACGAACCTTCTACTTTGTTACTCCACCACCAGTAGGCCCCGATGTACCGTATACATTCGGTCTTATAGGTAATCATTAATTATACTCTTTATAATTTATTCTTTTCCAATTTACATCAGGTTCTTCATGGAGATTATGAAAtttgttttatctttttttattcGTATTTTAACTTGACCTTATAGTGTCAAAAAAGAACCACTCAAGTTGAAACATGTTGGGTGTTAAACAAAGTTTCACTTGAAAGTTGAGAAGGATAAAAGGTGAAACTTCTTGAGGAAAATCCCTTGttgtatataaaaaataatcgTTGTTATGGAGTTTCGAATTTTACAGTCACCTACAAAATTCAAAACTCCATGACATTGACTATTTCTCAGAGACATGTCCGTATTTAGCCCAACAAAACATGAATGGTCGATAAGGGTTGGTTTACACAAATATCCTTTTCTTAAGTCCCAATTTAGATTTAGTACCTATTTCTAAATGTTGTGCAAATGTAGTCCTTAGTGAATTATCTTTCCGGACAACGTTACGTTAGACTCTGATCTATTGtttgtttatatattttctCAACCTTACTGTCAAAATATTAGACTAACACGTAATGTCTACAATAACTTACCAAAACTATCTACAATATATGTGCAGGGGATCTTGGACAGACATACGATTCAAACATGACGCTTACTCACTATGAACTGAATCCAATCAAAGGACAAACACTTTTATTTCCTGGAGACCTGTCTTACGCAGATAATTATCCAAATCATGACAACAATAGATGGGACACATGGGGAAGGTTTGTTGAGAGAAGTCATGCTTATCAACCTTGGATTTTTACTGCTGGCAATCATGATATTGATTGGGCTCCTGAAATCGTAAGTTCTTCCTGTGCAAATTCATtttccataagtttcatttaATTCTTGCACTAAACATACTATATTTGCGAT encodes:
- the LOC132065030 gene encoding purple acid phosphatase 2-like; protein product: MGLSWCYFLGILLIIINNTVTLCSGGITSSYIRKVESSEDMPLHSDVFKVPRGYNAPQQVHITQGDHVGKGVIVSWVTMDEPGSNKVLYWEANCKINRKKAKGTVTTYTYYKYTSGYIHHCTIQNLKYNTKYYYMVGIGHTTRTFYFVTPPPVGPDVPYTFGLIGDLGQTYDSNMTLTHYELNPIKGQTLLFPGDLSYADNYPNHDNNRWDTWGRFVERSHAYQPWIFTAGNHDIDWAPEIGEPEPFKPYTNRYPTPYKASRGTSPLWYSIKRASAYIIVLSTYSATATYTPQYYWLQAELQKVNRKETPWLIVLMHCPWYNSYVDHYMEGETMRVTYEPWLVKYKVDVVFSGHVHAYERSKRISNIDYNIINGECTPVKNPSAPVYITIGDGGNIQGLATKLTEPQPKYSAYRESSFGHAMFDIKNRTHAYYSWHRNQDGVCAKADSFLFFNRYWHPVDESY